One genomic window of Corynebacterium diphtheriae includes the following:
- a CDS encoding ammonium transporter, producing the protein MSIFKMFFVVIVAYIGWGWSISFRHHGVAGVFAHPFEFFGLHNAVITDDRNIVDGSHGYANVIDIGFQLTFAAIATALISGANAERVKFGTWLTFVGLWVTLVYCPLVCMVWNDDLLSAASEDIAAHLFGTHDGRAAIAPIDFAGGSVIEVSSGVSGVVLALVVGKRRSFLRSPQRPHNFPMVMLGAALLWFAWLSFNGGSAFGANGTAALAWMNTTAAGVAELLGLIENIDCVTTTP; encoded by the coding sequence ATGTCTATTTTTAAGATGTTTTTCGTGGTGATAGTGGCGTATATCGGCTGGGGTTGGTCCATCTCGTTCAGACACCATGGTGTCGCGGGAGTTTTTGCGCATCCCTTTGAGTTCTTTGGACTGCACAATGCAGTGATCACAGACGACAGGAACATCGTTGACGGCAGCCACGGATATGCCAATGTGATAGATATCGGGTTTCAACTTACATTTGCTGCGATTGCTACCGCGTTGATTTCTGGTGCCAATGCAGAGCGAGTGAAATTTGGTACATGGCTTACGTTTGTTGGTTTGTGGGTCACTCTGGTTTATTGCCCATTAGTTTGTATGGTGTGGAATGATGACCTACTTTCAGCAGCGTCTGAAGACATAGCAGCACATCTATTTGGTACTCATGATGGGCGTGCAGCTATTGCGCCGATCGATTTTGCAGGTGGTTCGGTCATCGAGGTGTCCTCAGGTGTATCGGGCGTGGTGCTTGCATTGGTCGTCGGCAAGCGTCGAAGTTTTCTGCGCTCTCCGCAACGTCCGCACAATTTTCCGATGGTGATGCTAGGCGCGGCGTTGTTATGGTTTGCATGGTTGAGTTTTAATGGTGGATCAGCGTTTGGAGCCAACGGAACTGCCGCATTGGCATGGATGAATACGACTGCAGCAGGGGTAGCCGAGCTTTTGGGGTTGATTGAAAATATCGATTGCGTTACGACGACACCCTAG
- the ffh gene encoding signal recognition particle protein translates to MFESLSDRLGNALSGLRSKGKVTEADINTVAREIRLALLEADVSLPVVRGFISRIKDRALGVEVSKALNPAEQVIKIVDEELTGILGGETRRLNLAKNPPTVIMLAGLQGAGKTTLAGKLAKHLVEQGHTPMLVACDLQRPGAVQQLTIVGERAGVPTFAPDPGTSIDSSDHEMGTSHGDPVAVAQQGIAEAKRTQHDVVIVDTAGRLGIDEALMTQARNIRDAINPDEVLFVIDAMIGQDAVNTAEAFRDGVDFTGVVLTKLDGDARGGAALSIREVTGKPIMFASTGEKLEDFDIFHPERMSSRILGMGDMLTLIEQAEKKLDQQQALETAQKLGTGELTLDDFLNQMLMVRRMGPLGNILKMLPGGKAMSDMADMVDEKQLDRIQAIIRGMTPAERNDPKILNASRRKRIALGSGVSVAEVNQLVERFFEAKKMMNKMAGQFGMGGGSRSATKKKPKGRKGKNGKRKPAKNRSGGMPNMGGMPGMPNMAELQKLQQQMEQGGGMPGMGGFPGMPKLPKGMENIDLNNLDFGQGKK, encoded by the coding sequence GTGTTTGAATCCCTATCTGACCGGCTCGGCAATGCCCTTTCTGGGTTGCGTTCTAAGGGCAAGGTTACTGAGGCTGACATCAATACCGTTGCCCGAGAGATCCGCCTTGCGTTGCTCGAAGCCGATGTTTCATTACCTGTCGTTCGTGGATTTATCTCGAGGATAAAAGATCGTGCGTTAGGCGTTGAAGTCTCCAAAGCGCTTAATCCAGCAGAGCAAGTTATCAAGATTGTTGATGAAGAGCTAACGGGAATTCTTGGTGGCGAAACACGACGATTGAACCTAGCGAAGAACCCGCCAACGGTGATCATGTTGGCTGGTTTGCAGGGTGCTGGTAAGACCACTCTCGCAGGTAAATTGGCTAAGCACCTGGTGGAACAGGGGCATACTCCGATGCTGGTTGCTTGCGACTTGCAACGCCCCGGCGCTGTTCAGCAGCTGACGATCGTTGGTGAGCGAGCAGGTGTTCCTACCTTTGCGCCGGATCCAGGTACCTCTATCGATTCCAGTGATCATGAAATGGGTACATCCCATGGTGACCCAGTAGCAGTGGCACAACAGGGTATCGCAGAAGCCAAGCGTACCCAGCATGATGTTGTCATCGTCGATACAGCTGGTCGCTTGGGTATCGATGAAGCCTTGATGACGCAGGCTCGTAACATTCGTGATGCCATTAATCCGGATGAAGTTCTGTTTGTCATCGACGCGATGATTGGTCAAGATGCAGTTAATACTGCAGAAGCTTTCCGCGATGGCGTGGATTTCACTGGTGTTGTTTTGACCAAGCTTGATGGTGATGCCCGCGGTGGTGCAGCGCTATCTATTCGAGAAGTCACCGGCAAACCGATCATGTTTGCCTCTACCGGTGAAAAGCTTGAAGACTTCGACATTTTCCACCCAGAGCGTATGTCTAGCCGAATTCTCGGCATGGGCGATATGTTGACTCTGATCGAACAAGCAGAAAAGAAACTCGATCAGCAACAAGCACTGGAAACTGCACAAAAGCTCGGTACTGGCGAACTTACTCTCGACGATTTCCTGAACCAAATGCTGATGGTGCGTCGAATGGGGCCACTAGGCAACATTTTGAAGATGCTGCCTGGTGGAAAAGCTATGTCGGACATGGCGGATATGGTTGATGAGAAGCAGCTCGACCGTATTCAGGCGATCATTCGCGGCATGACTCCAGCGGAGCGCAACGATCCAAAGATCTTGAACGCTTCTCGACGCAAGCGTATTGCTCTTGGTTCAGGAGTTTCGGTAGCCGAAGTTAATCAGCTTGTAGAGCGCTTCTTTGAAGCGAAGAAGATGATGAACAAAATGGCTGGCCAGTTCGGTATGGGTGGTGGATCGCGTAGTGCTACCAAGAAGAAGCCCAAAGGTCGAAAAGGTAAAAACGGTAAACGTAAGCCTGCTAAGAATCGCAGTGGCGGAATGCCGAATATGGGCGGTATGCCGGGTATGCCGAACATGGCGGAATTGCAAAAACTTCAGCAGCAGATGGAGCAGGGTGGCGGTATGCCAGGGATGGGAGGATTCCCTGGAATGCCTAAACTTCCAAAAGGCATGGAAAATATTGATCTCAACAACCTTGATTTCGGTCAAGGCAAGAAGTAA
- the lepB gene encoding signal peptidase I → MAESAARVLKVSSANNETASLTDGVETHDNDKKPLPWFVEIPLVVVVTLLVITLLQTFVGRVYMIPSQSMEPTLHGCAGCTGDRIYVDKLAYRFGEPEAGDVVVFAGTESWNTGFTTSRSENPLVRGVQNAGAFVGLVAPDENDLVKRIVATGGQTVQCLEGDEGVKVDGKVIDSSYTLMPPAYPVDQTTGSEACGGFYFGPIKVPEGNYFMMGDNRTNSADSRYHIGDQYQGTIPKENLKGKVQFKIFPFNRIGAVEDYDIQQ, encoded by the coding sequence ATGGCTGAATCAGCTGCTAGAGTTCTCAAGGTGAGTTCAGCTAATAACGAGACTGCGTCCCTCACGGATGGCGTCGAAACGCACGACAATGACAAGAAGCCACTGCCATGGTTTGTGGAAATCCCTTTGGTCGTAGTGGTGACCCTTCTCGTGATCACCTTGCTTCAAACATTCGTCGGACGAGTCTATATGATCCCAAGTCAGTCAATGGAGCCGACACTTCATGGATGTGCAGGGTGTACCGGAGACCGAATTTATGTAGATAAGCTGGCTTATCGTTTTGGTGAACCAGAAGCCGGCGACGTTGTAGTTTTTGCAGGTACAGAATCATGGAATACCGGATTTACCACTTCACGGTCAGAAAATCCTCTGGTTCGTGGAGTACAAAATGCGGGTGCTTTCGTCGGATTAGTAGCACCAGATGAAAACGACCTTGTAAAACGCATCGTAGCAACAGGGGGTCAAACGGTGCAGTGCCTTGAAGGCGATGAAGGTGTCAAAGTAGACGGTAAAGTCATCGACTCGTCATATACTCTGATGCCACCAGCGTATCCGGTCGACCAGACCACAGGATCAGAGGCGTGCGGCGGCTTTTACTTCGGACCTATCAAGGTACCTGAAGGAAATTACTTCATGATGGGCGATAACCGGACAAACTCCGCGGATTCTCGTTACCACATTGGTGATCAGTATCAAGGCACCATCCCTAAAGAAAACCTCAAGGGGAAAGTTCAGTTCAAGATTTTCCCATTTAACCGTATTGGTGCAGTCGAGGATTACGATATCCAGCAGTGA
- the rpsP gene encoding 30S ribosomal protein S16 produces the protein MAVKIKLQRLGKIRTPHYRVVVADARTRRDGKVIENIGIYEPKQDPSVIKIDSERAQYWLGVGAQPTEPVLALLKVTGDWQKFKGLEGAEGTLKVAEPKPSKLELFNQALAEANEGPTAEAITEKKKKAKEEAAAKAAAEAEAAAKAEEVSAEEAAE, from the coding sequence ATGGCAGTTAAAATCAAGCTTCAGCGCTTGGGTAAGATCCGTACTCCTCACTACCGTGTAGTCGTTGCAGACGCTCGCACTCGTCGTGACGGTAAGGTCATCGAGAACATTGGTATCTACGAGCCAAAGCAGGATCCATCTGTAATCAAGATCGATTCTGAGCGCGCACAGTACTGGTTGGGTGTTGGCGCACAGCCAACCGAGCCAGTTCTTGCTCTGCTGAAGGTTACCGGTGACTGGCAGAAGTTCAAGGGCCTTGAGGGTGCAGAGGGCACCTTGAAGGTTGCAGAGCCTAAGCCATCCAAGCTCGAGCTGTTCAACCAGGCTCTTGCAGAGGCTAACGAGGGCCCAACCGCTGAGGCTATCACCGAAAAGAAGAAGAAGGCTAAGGAAGAAGCTGCTGCTAAGGCTGCAGCTGAGGCTGAGGCTGCTGCAAAGGCTGAGGAAGTTTCAGCTGAAGAGGCTGCTGAGTAA
- a CDS encoding Tex family protein encodes MIAATIAKELGVKQSQIETALTLLAEGNTVPFIARYRKEATGGLDDSQLRIIEERASYLRELEERKHSIAEAIEEQGKLTDELRRKIFECDTKARLEDLYLPYKKRRKTKADNAREAGLEALVDELIAHPSADSEQCAQPYITAGFEDPKKVLEGARAILVDRFATDADLVGDVRERMYSTGTMRAGVVAGKETEGATFKDYFEFSEAFDSLPSHRILALLRGENEGVLQLDLDAGDDEIYQGMIADRFKLDTNSAWLAQAIRWGWRTKLQVSAALDVRMRLKEKAEAGALEVFARNLRDVLLAAPAGQRATLGLDPGYRNGVKCAVVDATGKVLDTVIVYPHQPQNQWTQAVQTLASACATHHVDLMAIGNGTASRETEKLAHEVADLLKKAGGARPTPVVVSEAGASVYSASETAAREFPDMDVSLRGAVSIARRLQDPLAELVKIDPKAIGVGQYQHDVNQTALAKTLEAVVEDAVNAVGVDLNTASVPLLAKVAGISPTIAENIVHYRDEHGAFVNRTALKKVPRLGPKAFEQCAGFLRISGGKDPLDASAVHPEAYPVVRKMSEATGLSVEKLIGNSHVLSSLRPADFADERFGIPTITDIVAELDKPGRDPRPEFKTATFKEGIEKISDLKPGMVLEGTVTNVAAFGAFVDVGVHQDGLVHVSALSDSFVSDPHQVVHSGQVVRVKVVDVDTQRKRIGLTMRLNDDPAKPRQRSETREHSGAKPKRSGSKAKNSPAANGSLADALKRAGFGH; translated from the coding sequence ATGATTGCAGCTACCATTGCCAAAGAACTTGGTGTGAAACAATCCCAGATTGAAACGGCGCTGACATTGCTTGCTGAGGGCAATACGGTGCCGTTTATTGCTCGCTACCGAAAGGAAGCTACAGGGGGACTTGATGATTCGCAGCTTCGTATCATCGAAGAGCGTGCTTCGTATTTGCGCGAATTAGAAGAACGCAAGCACAGTATTGCGGAAGCAATTGAGGAACAAGGCAAGCTGACCGATGAGCTGCGTCGCAAGATTTTTGAGTGCGATACCAAGGCGCGACTGGAAGATCTCTATCTTCCTTACAAAAAACGCCGTAAAACCAAGGCTGATAATGCACGCGAAGCTGGCCTTGAAGCACTGGTTGATGAGCTCATCGCGCATCCAAGCGCTGATTCCGAGCAGTGCGCTCAGCCGTATATAACTGCTGGTTTCGAGGACCCCAAGAAGGTACTTGAAGGTGCACGCGCCATCCTTGTCGATCGATTCGCCACGGATGCTGATCTCGTAGGTGATGTGCGTGAACGTATGTACTCCACCGGAACCATGCGTGCGGGAGTCGTCGCCGGAAAAGAAACTGAGGGGGCGACATTCAAAGACTATTTTGAGTTTTCTGAGGCCTTTGACTCGCTGCCAAGTCACCGCATTTTGGCGCTGCTGAGGGGTGAAAACGAAGGCGTTTTGCAGCTTGATCTGGATGCCGGAGATGATGAAATCTACCAAGGCATGATCGCTGATCGCTTTAAGCTAGACACCAATTCTGCATGGCTGGCTCAAGCTATTCGCTGGGGGTGGCGTACTAAGCTGCAGGTTTCTGCTGCCTTAGATGTTCGTATGAGGTTGAAGGAAAAAGCGGAGGCCGGCGCTCTCGAGGTGTTTGCGCGAAACCTTCGCGACGTCCTCCTAGCTGCACCAGCAGGACAGCGTGCGACACTCGGACTCGATCCTGGCTATCGCAATGGAGTAAAATGCGCTGTGGTAGATGCCACCGGAAAAGTACTCGATACGGTGATCGTTTACCCGCATCAGCCGCAAAACCAGTGGACCCAAGCAGTGCAGACGCTTGCTTCGGCATGTGCGACACATCATGTTGATCTGATGGCTATCGGTAATGGCACTGCTTCTCGTGAGACTGAAAAGTTGGCGCATGAAGTAGCGGATCTATTGAAAAAGGCTGGGGGAGCACGCCCTACGCCGGTGGTTGTTTCTGAAGCAGGTGCTTCGGTGTATTCAGCGTCTGAAACTGCTGCACGGGAGTTCCCAGATATGGATGTATCGCTTCGTGGCGCAGTTTCTATCGCACGTAGACTTCAAGATCCTCTGGCCGAGTTGGTCAAGATTGATCCGAAAGCGATCGGAGTGGGGCAGTATCAGCACGATGTAAACCAAACGGCTTTGGCGAAGACGCTTGAAGCAGTGGTTGAAGATGCGGTTAATGCAGTAGGTGTTGATCTCAATACTGCCTCGGTTCCTTTGCTTGCCAAGGTAGCGGGTATCAGCCCAACCATTGCAGAAAATATTGTCCATTATCGTGATGAACATGGCGCCTTTGTCAACCGTACAGCTTTGAAAAAGGTGCCACGGTTAGGTCCAAAGGCGTTTGAGCAGTGCGCAGGATTCTTGCGGATTTCAGGTGGAAAGGATCCACTCGATGCCTCTGCTGTTCACCCTGAGGCTTATCCAGTTGTTCGTAAAATGTCCGAAGCTACGGGGCTTTCTGTGGAAAAATTGATCGGAAACTCCCACGTTTTATCTTCGCTTCGTCCGGCGGATTTTGCTGATGAGCGCTTTGGTATTCCGACCATCACTGACATTGTTGCGGAGTTGGATAAGCCGGGTCGTGATCCACGCCCAGAATTTAAGACAGCGACTTTTAAAGAAGGAATCGAAAAGATTTCAGATCTTAAACCTGGAATGGTTTTGGAAGGAACCGTGACAAATGTTGCTGCATTTGGCGCATTCGTAGATGTCGGAGTTCATCAAGATGGGCTCGTGCACGTATCAGCACTGTCAGACTCTTTCGTCTCTGATCCCCATCAGGTTGTTCATTCCGGTCAAGTGGTGCGAGTCAAGGTGGTTGATGTTGACACACAACGCAAGCGAATCGGATTAACAATGAGGCTTAACGACGACCCCGCAAAGCCGCGTCAGCGTTCCGAAACTCGGGAACATTCGGGTGCAAAACCGAAGCGATCGGGTAGTAAGGCTAAAAATAGCCCCGCTGCAAACGGATCTCTTGCAGATGCGCTGAAACGTGCAGGATTTGGCCATTAG
- a CDS encoding [protein-PII] uridylyltransferase, protein MMPFSATPADIRERACEQALAVISQLQIPPSCAIAATGSLARREMTSYSDIDLILLHPEGSIPSGLEHFWYPIWDAKIRLDYTVRTPKECADMISAEPTAALALLDISHCSGDPQLTATTRGVVLEQWRRELKKNFNDVTDTAIARWNRSGSVVDMTHPDLKHGRGGLRDIELIRALALGNLCDKRPLSEERQLLLNIRTMLHQHAGRARDVLDPEFAVDVALDLGCEDRYDLSRSLAKAARTIDDATNAALSTARNLLPRRSSVRKAVRRPVDIDVVEVDGTLALSRTPNLEDPSLVLRVAAASARTGMTISESTWKQLETVPSMPPTWPSAAASNFFALLSSSVHSQRVIRELDEHGFWSVMIPQWEHIRGRMPRESVHIHTIDVHSMVVTANCAAQSIRVARPDLLFLAALFHDIGKGYGRRHEEVGAEFVVDMATTLRLNPSDTQIVETLVAQHTIIPHIVGRYNPTSTEAIDKLLDAVNYDLLTLDLLEALVEADAQGTAPGVWSAVLRYGTRELCAQARQRLTAIVPNPPSLSAVSPLSLTVVKDTLPTGKNYAAEVEWSGDYVREIVRVLALIAAKEWNIESAEIVVTSSDDEPASENGSVGVSTRMRVYNRLGTRFDSAEFEQAYKSGVYSSLPPLDRGKCASFWVGNILEVRTTDRRAALGHLLGVLPDLKWARMSNPGATMIVQCELKDGFDRSKVERDVTRVLTNG, encoded by the coding sequence ATGATGCCTTTTTCTGCCACGCCGGCTGATATCCGAGAACGAGCCTGTGAGCAAGCATTAGCTGTCATCTCGCAGCTTCAGATTCCCCCTAGTTGTGCAATCGCCGCTACGGGGTCTTTGGCGCGACGCGAGATGACAAGTTATTCGGATATTGACCTTATTCTTTTACATCCGGAAGGCAGTATTCCTTCAGGGCTAGAACACTTTTGGTATCCCATTTGGGATGCAAAAATCCGGTTGGACTATACCGTGCGCACTCCCAAAGAATGCGCCGATATGATTTCTGCCGAACCTACGGCAGCATTGGCATTACTAGATATTTCTCATTGCAGCGGAGATCCACAGTTAACGGCGACAACCCGCGGCGTCGTGCTAGAGCAATGGCGTCGGGAACTGAAGAAAAATTTCAACGATGTGACTGATACTGCGATTGCTCGGTGGAATCGTTCTGGATCCGTTGTGGACATGACTCACCCTGATCTCAAGCATGGGCGGGGTGGGCTACGAGATATTGAGCTGATCAGAGCATTAGCTCTAGGAAACCTCTGTGACAAACGTCCTCTTAGTGAGGAACGCCAACTATTGCTCAACATACGTACAATGCTTCATCAACATGCGGGCAGGGCACGTGATGTGCTCGATCCAGAATTTGCTGTTGACGTCGCTTTGGACTTGGGATGTGAAGACCGATACGACTTATCGAGAAGCTTGGCAAAAGCTGCACGCACTATCGATGATGCCACTAATGCCGCATTGTCTACAGCGCGCAATCTGCTCCCGCGGCGAAGTAGCGTACGAAAAGCAGTACGTCGACCAGTTGATATTGATGTTGTCGAAGTTGACGGGACTCTTGCGTTGTCGAGAACCCCAAATCTGGAGGATCCCAGCTTAGTGCTTAGAGTTGCTGCAGCAAGCGCGCGAACAGGCATGACGATTTCGGAATCAACGTGGAAACAACTCGAAACTGTTCCTAGCATGCCACCTACATGGCCGAGTGCTGCTGCTAGCAACTTTTTTGCATTGCTTAGTTCTTCGGTACATAGTCAACGAGTTATCCGAGAACTAGACGAGCATGGATTTTGGTCAGTAATGATCCCACAATGGGAGCATATTAGGGGACGTATGCCTCGTGAATCCGTGCATATTCACACTATTGATGTTCATAGCATGGTGGTAACAGCCAACTGTGCAGCGCAAAGTATTCGAGTTGCGCGTCCTGATCTGTTATTCCTTGCGGCCTTATTCCATGATATTGGCAAGGGGTATGGGCGTCGTCATGAAGAGGTCGGCGCAGAATTTGTCGTCGATATGGCTACAACGTTGCGGCTCAACCCCTCTGATACTCAAATCGTAGAGACACTAGTCGCACAGCACACCATAATTCCGCACATTGTTGGACGCTATAACCCAACAAGCACGGAGGCGATAGACAAACTCCTTGATGCGGTCAACTATGACCTATTGACTCTTGATCTGCTAGAGGCACTTGTTGAGGCGGATGCCCAGGGGACTGCCCCTGGGGTGTGGAGCGCAGTACTGCGATACGGCACACGAGAGCTGTGCGCGCAGGCGCGGCAACGGCTTACCGCTATCGTCCCTAATCCACCATCGCTGAGTGCTGTCTCGCCACTGTCCTTAACAGTTGTTAAAGACACCTTGCCAACAGGGAAGAACTATGCGGCAGAAGTGGAATGGTCTGGTGACTATGTCAGGGAGATAGTGCGCGTCTTAGCATTGATAGCTGCGAAGGAATGGAACATTGAATCCGCAGAAATTGTTGTGACGTCTTCGGATGATGAACCAGCATCTGAAAACGGCTCGGTGGGAGTTTCAACGCGTATGAGGGTATATAACCGACTCGGTACGCGTTTCGATTCTGCGGAATTTGAGCAGGCGTACAAGTCAGGCGTGTACTCGTCCTTACCACCGCTAGATCGTGGAAAATGCGCGAGTTTCTGGGTCGGTAATATCTTGGAAGTGCGCACGACAGATCGTCGAGCTGCACTAGGCCACTTATTAGGAGTGCTACCTGACCTTAAGTGGGCGCGGATGTCTAATCCAGGTGCCACGATGATTGTGCAATGCGAGTTGAAAGATGGCTTTGATCGCTCCAAAGTTGAGCGTGATGTGACCCGCGTGCTCACCAACGGTTAG
- the rplS gene encoding 50S ribosomal protein L19 — protein MNLLDKVDAASLRDDIPAFRPGDTLNVHVKVIEGSKSRIQVFKGVVIRRQGAGVRETFTIRKVSFGIGVERTFPVHTPNIDKIEVVTRGDVRRAKLYYLRDLRGKAAKIKEKR, from the coding sequence ATGAACCTTCTTGACAAGGTCGATGCAGCTTCGCTGCGCGACGATATCCCAGCTTTCCGCCCAGGTGATACCCTCAACGTTCACGTTAAGGTTATCGAGGGTAGCAAGTCCCGTATCCAGGTATTCAAGGGTGTAGTCATTCGTCGTCAGGGTGCTGGCGTTCGCGAGACTTTCACCATCCGTAAGGTTTCCTTCGGTATCGGTGTTGAGCGTACTTTCCCAGTACACACCCCTAACATCGACAAGATCGAGGTTGTTACCCGCGGTGACGTTCGCCGTGCGAAGCTGTACTACCTGCGCGACCTGCGTGGTAAAGCAGCCAAGATCAAGGAAAAGCGCTAA
- the trmD gene encoding tRNA (guanosine(37)-N1)-methyltransferase TrmD — MRLDVITIFPEYLDPLRHALLGKAIEKDLLSVGVHDLRLWAEDAHKSVDDSPFGGGPGMVMKPTVWGPALDDVATMSGKAHMGAQLDSARVHVDKPRHDELERIQFAGYDAAEVAEADKPLLLVPTPAGAPFTQEDARAWSNEEHIVFACGRYEGIDQRVIEDAKKTYRVREVSIGDYVLIGGEVAVLVITEAVVRLIPGVLGNTQSHQDDSFSDGLLEGPSYTKPREWRGLEVPEVLTSGNHAKIERWKREQSLKRTWEVRPELLEGMELDRHDQAYVEGLWRGNTSDNLH, encoded by the coding sequence ATGAGACTTGATGTCATCACAATTTTCCCTGAATATCTTGATCCGCTAAGACACGCACTTTTAGGGAAAGCGATCGAGAAAGATTTGCTTAGTGTCGGTGTTCATGATCTGCGGTTGTGGGCTGAAGATGCGCATAAGTCTGTCGACGATTCTCCCTTCGGTGGTGGGCCAGGCATGGTGATGAAGCCAACGGTGTGGGGACCAGCGCTTGATGATGTAGCTACCATGTCGGGTAAAGCGCACATGGGTGCGCAATTAGATTCGGCACGCGTACACGTCGATAAGCCTCGTCATGATGAGCTAGAAAGAATTCAATTTGCAGGTTATGATGCCGCAGAGGTAGCAGAAGCCGATAAACCGTTGCTTTTGGTTCCCACGCCAGCCGGTGCACCATTTACTCAAGAAGATGCACGCGCGTGGTCTAACGAAGAGCACATTGTTTTTGCTTGTGGGCGATACGAAGGCATCGATCAACGCGTTATCGAAGATGCTAAGAAAACCTATCGAGTACGTGAAGTATCCATCGGCGATTATGTTCTCATCGGTGGAGAAGTTGCCGTTCTTGTCATCACTGAAGCCGTAGTTCGCCTCATCCCAGGTGTCCTTGGAAATACTCAGTCGCATCAAGACGATAGCTTTTCCGACGGCTTGTTGGAAGGCCCAAGCTATACCAAACCTCGTGAATGGCGTGGACTCGAAGTACCTGAAGTGCTCACTAGCGGCAATCATGCCAAGATCGAACGTTGGAAGCGAGAACAATCCCTCAAACGCACGTGGGAAGTACGCCCAGAATTGCTGGAGGGTATGGAGCTGGATCGACACGACCAAGCCTATGTAGAAGGCCTGTGGCGAGGAAACACCAGTGATAATCTCCACTGA
- the rimM gene encoding ribosome maturation factor RimM (Essential for efficient processing of 16S rRNA): MELMIGRVVKSHGIRGEVAIEVTTEEPEIRFAQGEVLNGRQGGKEHSLTIASVRPHQNRLLVKFKEIADRTAADSLRGMRFFAAPLDDDDDDGFYDHELEGLAVIYGEEKIGEVSGVIHGPAQSLLEVTLESGKEVLIPFVHDIVPEVDLDSGTCVITPPEGLLEL; this comes from the coding sequence ATGGAATTAATGATTGGTCGTGTGGTGAAATCCCATGGTATTCGTGGTGAGGTTGCCATTGAGGTAACTACGGAAGAACCAGAGATTCGGTTCGCGCAGGGTGAAGTTCTCAACGGGCGGCAAGGCGGGAAAGAACATTCCCTCACAATTGCATCTGTGCGACCACATCAAAATCGACTTCTCGTGAAATTTAAAGAAATTGCCGATCGTACTGCTGCTGATAGCCTACGGGGTATGCGCTTTTTCGCAGCTCCACTCGATGACGATGACGACGATGGATTCTATGACCATGAGCTAGAAGGTCTAGCCGTTATTTACGGAGAAGAGAAAATTGGTGAAGTATCCGGAGTTATACATGGGCCAGCTCAATCACTTTTAGAAGTAACCCTTGAAAGCGGTAAAGAGGTTCTTATTCCATTCGTCCACGATATCGTTCCCGAAGTTGATCTTGACTCTGGAACGTGTGTGATTACTCCACCGGAAGGGCTGCTGGAACTCTAA
- a CDS encoding P-II family nitrogen regulator yields the protein MKLVTAIVKPFTLTDIKDALEQVGVHGMTVTESQGFGQQKGHTEVYRGAEYAVDFVPKIKIEIVINDDLLDDVVKAIVDSAHTGKIGDGKVWVTTVDDLIRVRTGERGDSAV from the coding sequence ATGAAGCTGGTGACGGCTATCGTCAAACCTTTCACCTTGACGGATATTAAAGATGCCCTAGAGCAAGTGGGCGTTCATGGCATGACAGTCACCGAATCTCAAGGTTTTGGCCAGCAAAAAGGTCACACTGAGGTTTACCGTGGTGCAGAGTATGCAGTTGATTTCGTACCAAAGATCAAAATTGAAATAGTGATCAATGATGACTTGCTAGACGACGTTGTTAAAGCAATCGTTGATTCCGCACACACCGGAAAGATTGGCGACGGAAAAGTGTGGGTTACTACGGTCGATGACTTGATCCGTGTGCGCACCGGCGAGCGCGGCGACAGCGCGGTCTAG